One window of Futiania mangrovi genomic DNA carries:
- a CDS encoding 4-carboxy-4-hydroxy-2-oxoadipate aldolase/oxaloacetate decarboxylase, which produces MHSSVVYRRVTRVDAAVCEAAKTVSVSDVHEAMPLSEARRGLMSPRMRPLNRSLRIAGPAVTAHCAPGDNLMMHRALYLAEPGDVLVVVCQSETSGAQWGDMAARYALRKGLAGVVVQGAIRDTDELERMTFPVWSTAVSPIRPGKAGAGAVNVPVACDGVIVRPGDMIMADGDGVICVPREGAAAAVEAARERMTREDTVAAAIADGAHLWDLAKLQSAFDALDVEEIDGPCPG; this is translated from the coding sequence ATGCACAGCTCCGTCGTCTACCGGCGCGTGACCCGCGTCGATGCGGCCGTCTGCGAGGCCGCGAAAACCGTCTCCGTGTCGGATGTGCACGAGGCCATGCCGCTGTCGGAGGCCCGCCGGGGCCTGATGTCGCCGCGGATGCGCCCGCTGAACCGGAGCCTGCGCATCGCCGGGCCGGCGGTAACCGCCCATTGCGCACCCGGCGACAATCTGATGATGCACCGCGCGCTTTATCTCGCGGAGCCGGGCGACGTGCTGGTGGTCGTCTGCCAGTCGGAGACATCGGGCGCGCAATGGGGCGACATGGCCGCGCGCTATGCCCTCAGGAAGGGTCTGGCGGGGGTCGTGGTGCAGGGGGCGATCCGCGACACCGACGAGCTGGAGCGCATGACGTTCCCGGTCTGGTCGACGGCCGTCTCGCCCATCCGCCCCGGCAAGGCCGGTGCCGGCGCGGTGAACGTTCCCGTCGCCTGCGACGGCGTCATCGTCAGGCCTGGCGACATGATCATGGCGGACGGGGACGGCGTGATCTGCGTCCCGCGGGAGGGCGCCGCGGCGGCAGTCGAGGCCGCCCGCGAACGCATGACACGTGAGGATACCGTGGCAGCCGCGATCGCCGACGGAGCGCACCTCTGGGACCTGGCGAAGCTGCAGTCGGCGTTTGACGCGCTCGACGTGGAGGAGATCGACGGCCCCTGTCCGGGCTGA
- a CDS encoding acyl-CoA synthetase, translated as MKLTDLSTWADAQEHFSPERLWDLLDGTPERLNLAHECVDRHAGDPDRVALRIALADGGDETIRFRELADASSRFANLLLARGVEKGDRVAIMLEPSLAFYVCLFGAMKAGAIAVPLFTLFGPDGLRLRVDDCTPRILVTNREKLDTAAGIAGLDILVADDGLMEALGDHAPEFTPTTRASDMAMFQYTSGTTRELPDAVRHTHKAIVTVMIAALYGTGIRPGDRYFCPSSPAWGHGLWHGTLAPLAMGITTGAYAGRFDAERLLKALQDYEITNLSAAATHYRMMKNSGAAERYTYQLEKLSYTGEPIDPETLDFIDRVFRKPVCSIYGTTEVGVILVSYPGAADFPVKPGSLGKAVPGTRVEVHDAEDKPCPPGTIGEIKVWRRDAWFPTKDLGYTDEDGYFYHAGRADDVIISAGWTMSAVEIENQLLKHPDVQEAAVIGVPDETRGQVVKAFLVSKRPRTDAFVRELQTFVRERLSQHEYPRLIDIVAELPKTPAGKVNRKVLRDREREAAEAAQR; from the coding sequence GTGAAGCTGACCGACCTCTCCACGTGGGCCGACGCGCAAGAGCATTTCTCGCCCGAACGGCTCTGGGACCTGCTCGACGGCACGCCGGAGCGGCTGAACCTCGCGCACGAGTGCGTGGACCGGCACGCCGGAGACCCCGACCGCGTCGCGCTCCGCATCGCACTCGCCGACGGCGGGGATGAGACGATCCGCTTCCGCGAACTCGCGGACGCGTCCTCCCGGTTCGCGAACCTGCTCCTGGCGCGCGGTGTCGAGAAGGGCGACCGGGTCGCCATCATGCTGGAGCCGTCGCTTGCCTTCTACGTCTGCCTGTTCGGCGCGATGAAGGCGGGCGCGATCGCGGTGCCCCTGTTCACGCTGTTCGGACCGGACGGCCTGCGCCTGCGAGTCGACGACTGCACGCCGCGCATACTCGTCACCAACCGGGAGAAGCTGGACACCGCCGCAGGCATCGCGGGGCTCGACATCCTCGTCGCCGACGACGGCCTGATGGAGGCGCTGGGGGACCACGCGCCGGAGTTCACGCCCACGACGCGGGCGAGCGACATGGCGATGTTCCAGTACACCTCCGGCACGACGCGGGAGCTGCCGGACGCCGTGCGCCACACGCACAAGGCCATCGTCACCGTGATGATCGCCGCGCTCTACGGCACGGGGATCCGTCCGGGCGACCGCTATTTCTGTCCGTCCTCGCCGGCCTGGGGGCACGGCCTGTGGCACGGCACGCTCGCGCCGCTCGCCATGGGAATCACGACGGGTGCCTATGCGGGCCGGTTCGACGCGGAACGCCTGCTGAAGGCGCTGCAGGACTACGAGATCACCAACCTGTCCGCGGCCGCCACGCACTACCGGATGATGAAGAACTCCGGCGCCGCGGAGCGCTACACCTACCAACTGGAGAAGCTCTCCTACACGGGCGAACCGATCGACCCCGAGACGCTCGACTTCATCGACCGTGTCTTCCGCAAGCCCGTCTGCAGCATCTACGGCACCACGGAGGTCGGCGTCATCCTCGTCAGCTATCCCGGCGCAGCGGACTTCCCCGTGAAGCCCGGCTCCCTCGGCAAGGCGGTTCCCGGCACGCGCGTCGAAGTGCACGACGCCGAGGACAAGCCCTGCCCGCCGGGTACCATCGGCGAGATCAAGGTCTGGCGCCGGGATGCCTGGTTTCCGACAAAGGACCTCGGCTACACCGACGAGGACGGCTATTTCTACCACGCGGGCCGGGCCGACGACGTGATCATCTCGGCCGGTTGGACGATGAGCGCTGTGGAGATCGAGAACCAGCTGCTCAAGCACCCCGACGTGCAGGAAGCCGCCGTGATCGGCGTGCCCGACGAGACGCGCGGCCAGGTTGTCAAGGCGTTCCTCGTGTCCAAACGGCCCCGCACGGACGCTTTCGTGCGCGAGCTTCAGACCTTCGTCCGCGAACGCCTGAGCCAGCACGAATATCCGCGCCTGATCGACATCGTGGCGGAACTTCCCAAGACGCCGGCGGGCAAGGTCAACCGGAAGGTGCTGCGCGACCGGGAGCGCGAGGCCGCCGAGGCCGCCCAGCGCTGA
- a CDS encoding SDR family oxidoreductase, protein MDLQLRGKKVVITGASQGIGEGLADVFAEEGCNLHLVARSAGNLEKVADRLRAAHGVEVTVQQQDLTVPEAAAAVLAEAGDADILINNAGAIPGGDLWQVDGEAWRAGWDAKVFGYIDLCRAFYAKMKERGGGVILNNIGNGGENFDFRYICGTTGNAALMAFTRALGGPSLKDGIRVVGVNPGPVETSRIVNLQKKRAKDQWGDESRYRELLAAYPLGRPAKVREVADLFAFLASPRSAYTTGTIITIDGGITSTRSV, encoded by the coding sequence ATGGATCTGCAGCTTCGCGGCAAGAAGGTCGTCATAACCGGCGCGTCGCAGGGCATCGGGGAAGGCCTTGCGGACGTGTTCGCGGAGGAGGGCTGCAACCTGCATCTCGTCGCCCGCTCCGCCGGGAACCTCGAGAAGGTCGCCGACCGCCTGCGCGCCGCGCACGGCGTCGAGGTGACGGTCCAGCAACAGGACCTGACCGTGCCCGAGGCGGCAGCAGCCGTACTGGCCGAGGCCGGGGACGCCGACATCCTCATCAACAACGCGGGCGCCATTCCGGGTGGCGACCTCTGGCAGGTCGACGGCGAGGCGTGGCGTGCGGGCTGGGACGCGAAGGTCTTCGGCTACATCGACCTGTGCCGCGCCTTCTACGCGAAGATGAAGGAGCGCGGCGGCGGCGTCATCCTCAACAACATCGGCAATGGCGGGGAAAACTTCGATTTCCGCTACATCTGCGGCACGACCGGCAATGCCGCGCTGATGGCCTTCACGCGCGCACTGGGCGGCCCGAGCCTGAAGGACGGCATCCGCGTCGTCGGCGTGAACCCCGGCCCGGTCGAGACGAGCCGCATCGTCAACCTGCAGAAGAAGCGCGCGAAGGACCAGTGGGGCGACGAGAGCCGCTACCGGGAACTGCTCGCGGCCTATCCGCTCGGCCGGCCCGCCAAGGTGCGCGAGGTGGCGGACCTGTTCGCCTTCCTCGCATCCCCCCGGTCGGCCTACACCACGGGGACGATCATCACGATCGACGGCGGCATCACGTCGACGCGGTCGGTCTGA
- a CDS encoding S1 family peptidase codes for MQPQTPDHEPQADAPLPVAAFEHLTGPSRGTVTWVGQPDLIVFLTGTGRVRVAASGAAEPGQTPVARLRRYDGSYEVSAFDGQPLWVNGAAVETRRLRHLDMIEFGETGPMSRIYLCHDGQVLRPGVGTVLSDAAAYLRSSRKPVSRRVLSAAGQVQRRLARETTWAFRIGVVIALAALAFVAWQQSRINTLLRQQIESGQAQVEAVSRLLARTSEEAPTPADLDRLRETLARRMELTTERVAELERRTTAVGRVIARASPSIVFLQGGYGFRDRETGRMLRHVLGPGGKPALLPGGFPLLSLDGDGPVAERQFLGTGFAVGDEGLVVTSGHVGEPWEEDVNVAALGTQGLEPVLRRFIAYLPGRPEASPVALLRASAEADLAVLRLDAGEGLPPGLQLADAPPRAGDEVIVMGYPTGMRTMLAQAGEAFIAALEEAGPLDFWSVAARLAETGRIMPLASRGIVGRASGEAVVYDAETTYGGSGGPVLDLDGRVVAVNTAILPEYGGSNLGVPAEQVRRLLEESKTN; via the coding sequence ATGCAGCCGCAGACGCCAGACCATGAACCGCAGGCCGACGCGCCGCTTCCCGTCGCGGCGTTCGAGCATCTGACCGGTCCGTCGCGCGGCACCGTGACATGGGTGGGGCAGCCGGACCTGATCGTGTTCCTCACCGGCACCGGGCGGGTGCGCGTCGCTGCGTCCGGCGCTGCCGAGCCAGGGCAAACCCCCGTCGCCCGATTGCGCCGGTACGACGGCAGCTACGAGGTTTCCGCCTTCGACGGGCAGCCCCTGTGGGTCAATGGCGCGGCGGTGGAGACGCGCCGGCTGCGTCACCTGGACATGATCGAGTTCGGGGAAACCGGACCCATGTCGCGGATCTATCTCTGCCACGACGGGCAGGTGCTCAGGCCCGGCGTCGGCACGGTGCTGAGTGATGCCGCTGCCTATCTCCGGTCCAGCCGGAAGCCCGTTTCCCGCCGCGTCCTGAGCGCAGCGGGGCAGGTGCAGCGCCGCCTCGCGCGGGAGACGACGTGGGCGTTTCGCATAGGCGTCGTGATCGCGCTTGCCGCCCTTGCCTTCGTCGCCTGGCAGCAGAGCCGTATCAACACGCTGCTGCGCCAACAGATCGAGAGCGGCCAGGCGCAGGTCGAGGCGGTGTCCCGCCTGCTCGCCCGAACGAGCGAGGAGGCGCCGACGCCCGCCGACCTCGACAGGCTGCGGGAGACGCTTGCGCGCCGCATGGAACTCACCACGGAACGGGTCGCCGAACTGGAGCGCCGTACGACCGCCGTGGGCCGCGTGATCGCGCGGGCAAGCCCCTCGATCGTCTTCCTGCAGGGCGGCTACGGCTTCCGGGATCGGGAGACCGGGCGGATGCTGCGGCACGTGCTGGGCCCGGGGGGCAAGCCCGCCCTTCTGCCGGGCGGCTTTCCGCTGCTGTCGCTCGATGGCGACGGTCCGGTCGCTGAGAGGCAATTTCTCGGCACCGGCTTCGCCGTGGGGGATGAGGGGCTCGTCGTGACCAGCGGGCACGTCGGGGAGCCGTGGGAGGAGGACGTGAACGTCGCCGCCCTCGGAACGCAGGGGCTTGAGCCGGTGCTGAGGCGCTTCATCGCCTATCTCCCCGGCCGCCCCGAGGCCAGCCCCGTGGCACTGCTCCGGGCCAGCGCCGAGGCCGACCTTGCGGTGCTGCGCCTCGACGCGGGCGAGGGGCTGCCGCCAGGCCTGCAACTCGCCGATGCGCCGCCGCGGGCGGGCGACGAGGTCATCGTCATGGGCTATCCCACGGGCATGCGCACGATGCTCGCGCAGGCGGGCGAGGCCTTCATCGCGGCGCTGGAGGAGGCGGGGCCGCTCGACTTCTGGTCGGTTGCCGCGCGCCTCGCCGAGACCGGCCGCATCATGCCGCTGGCAAGCCGCGGCATCGTCGGCAGGGCCTCGGGAGAGGCAGTCGTCTACGATGCCGAGACGACCTATGGCGGCTCCGGCGGTCCGGTCCTCGACCTCGACGGGCGCGTCGTCGCAGTCAATACGGCGATCCTGCCCGAATATGGCGGATCGAACCTGGGCGTACCCGCCGAGCAGGTGCGCCGCCTGCTGGAAGAGAGCAAGACGAACTAG
- a CDS encoding AMP-binding protein translates to MSESAPRTWHPRPQDLTHSCPAQMMRHTGQADFDSFYAWSLAEPEAYWRRMNDYLGIRWRKDYDRLCDLSRGKEFPSWFVGGELNWTDTVLDRADDPAFRDKPAIVAETEDGHVTRVTYAELRDLVARVATGLAEQGIVRGDRVGLLMENGVEASAAVMALAYIGAIVVPLFSGFGAEPILSRLEACKARGLIATTGFLRRGAYVDAMPTVREVCSRLPTLERLILKVSPHHPADDPLPADAVAWTEVTAPEGPRVAPLTMSANDPFMVIFTSGTTGKPKGPVHTHGGFPIRIAHDAALNFNVKAESVFCWPADMGWIAGTLVMCSALMRGATLVCYDGAPDFPDWSRMGRLVETYRVTHFGSAPTLIRGFAAHAETATAPDLSSIELLITAGEGIAPEHFLWFQTHFGRGEVPLINYTGGTEVSGALLGSVVVKPIVPAGFNARGGAVAVDVVDLDGKPVTLQTGELVVREPFVGMTASFWEDDARYLETYWSAIPGLWVHGDLAMRDATGQYFMLGRSDDTIKVAGKRVGPAEVEAILVELAGVEEAAVIGVPDPLKGQAIVAFLTGSRLRETREFLAEVRKRVQDRLGKPFAPREVYLVQQLPKTRSSKIMRRVIRGIYTDAPQGDLTALVNPDAIGEIARIVGSR, encoded by the coding sequence ATGAGCGAGAGCGCCCCCCGCACCTGGCATCCCCGCCCGCAAGACCTGACGCACTCCTGCCCGGCGCAGATGATGCGCCATACCGGACAGGCCGACTTCGACAGCTTTTACGCCTGGTCCCTGGCCGAGCCGGAGGCCTACTGGCGCCGGATGAACGACTATCTCGGGATCCGCTGGCGCAAGGACTACGACCGCCTGTGCGACCTTAGCCGCGGGAAGGAGTTTCCCTCCTGGTTCGTCGGCGGGGAGCTGAACTGGACCGATACCGTCCTCGACCGCGCCGACGATCCGGCGTTCCGCGACAAGCCCGCCATCGTCGCCGAGACCGAGGACGGACACGTCACCCGCGTCACCTATGCCGAGCTGCGCGATCTCGTGGCGCGCGTGGCGACCGGCCTCGCCGAGCAGGGCATCGTACGCGGCGACCGCGTCGGCCTGCTGATGGAGAACGGGGTCGAAGCGTCGGCAGCCGTGATGGCGCTCGCCTATATCGGCGCCATCGTCGTGCCGTTGTTCAGCGGTTTCGGGGCCGAGCCGATCCTGTCGCGGCTGGAGGCGTGCAAGGCCAGGGGGCTGATCGCCACCACCGGCTTCCTGCGCCGGGGCGCTTATGTGGACGCGATGCCGACGGTGCGGGAGGTGTGCAGCCGCCTGCCGACGCTGGAGCGGCTGATCCTCAAGGTCTCGCCGCATCACCCCGCGGACGACCCGCTGCCCGCGGACGCCGTCGCGTGGACGGAAGTCACCGCCCCCGAAGGCCCGCGCGTCGCGCCGCTGACGATGAGCGCCAACGATCCCTTCATGGTGATCTTCACCTCGGGCACGACCGGCAAGCCGAAGGGGCCGGTGCACACGCACGGCGGCTTTCCCATCCGCATCGCGCACGACGCGGCGCTGAATTTCAATGTGAAGGCGGAGAGCGTGTTCTGCTGGCCCGCCGACATGGGCTGGATCGCGGGCACGCTGGTCATGTGCTCCGCGCTGATGCGGGGCGCGACGCTCGTGTGCTACGACGGCGCCCCGGACTTCCCCGACTGGTCGCGCATGGGCCGGCTGGTGGAGACCTACCGCGTCACGCACTTCGGCTCGGCGCCCACGCTCATCCGCGGGTTTGCCGCGCATGCGGAGACGGCGACCGCGCCTGATCTTTCCTCCATCGAGCTTCTGATCACAGCGGGCGAAGGCATCGCGCCGGAGCATTTCCTCTGGTTCCAGACCCATTTTGGGCGCGGCGAGGTGCCGCTCATCAACTACACCGGGGGCACTGAGGTATCGGGCGCGCTGCTCGGCAGCGTGGTCGTCAAGCCCATCGTGCCGGCAGGCTTCAACGCGCGCGGCGGGGCGGTGGCGGTCGACGTGGTCGACCTCGACGGCAAACCCGTCACCCTTCAGACGGGCGAACTTGTCGTCCGCGAACCCTTCGTCGGCATGACCGCCTCCTTCTGGGAGGACGACGCGCGCTATCTCGAAACCTACTGGAGCGCCATCCCCGGCCTGTGGGTCCATGGCGACCTCGCCATGCGCGACGCGACCGGGCAGTACTTCATGCTCGGCCGCTCCGACGACACGATCAAGGTCGCGGGCAAGCGGGTCGGCCCGGCGGAGGTCGAGGCCATCCTCGTCGAGCTTGCAGGTGTCGAGGAGGCGGCTGTGATCGGCGTGCCCGACCCGCTGAAGGGGCAGGCCATCGTCGCCTTCCTGACCGGCAGCAGGCTGCGGGAGACGCGGGAGTTCCTGGCAGAGGTGCGCAAGCGCGTGCAGGACCGGCTCGGCAAGCCGTTCGCCCCGCGCGAGGTCTACCTCGTGCAACAGCTGCCCAAGACGCGCAGTTCGAAGATCATGCGCCGCGTCATCCGCGGCATCTATACGGACGCGCCGCAGGGCGACCTCACGGCGCTCGTCAATCCGGACGCGATCGGGGAGATCGCCCGCATCGTCGGATCACGATAG
- a CDS encoding TauD/TfdA dioxygenase family protein translates to MPLTTKPLHPTFASQVDVQIGDAVQNPALIEDLKAFWRTSPLMIFRRQALTEEELVAFSALFGECETVSRRDILSPYNDKVIYFSTLRYADGRNVGGFAGGEDADWHSDQTFRPNPSTGALLQAVEVPRDGGDIYWSDQYGAYDLLPDDVKALIDGKTGRYSYAKRLGIMNASELKDKKDELAKMPDVFHPVVLTHPVTGRKALYADPTTLVEVQGLSEEENARVLPILFAAGADPSLVYRHKVMPGDVMMWDNGCTMHRRDSMRLDQPRLMKRTTFRLPGAAYCVPH, encoded by the coding sequence ATGCCACTGACCACCAAGCCGCTTCATCCGACGTTCGCAAGCCAGGTCGATGTCCAGATCGGCGACGCTGTGCAGAACCCTGCCCTGATCGAGGATCTGAAGGCCTTCTGGCGGACCTCGCCGCTGATGATCTTCCGGCGGCAGGCGCTGACGGAGGAGGAACTCGTGGCCTTCTCGGCCCTGTTCGGCGAGTGCGAGACGGTCAGCCGCCGGGACATCCTGTCGCCCTACAACGACAAGGTCATCTACTTCAGCACGCTGCGTTATGCCGACGGCCGCAATGTCGGCGGCTTCGCGGGCGGCGAGGATGCCGACTGGCATTCCGACCAGACGTTCCGGCCGAACCCGTCGACGGGGGCGCTGCTGCAGGCGGTCGAGGTGCCGCGCGACGGCGGCGACATCTACTGGTCGGACCAGTACGGGGCCTATGACCTCCTGCCCGACGACGTGAAGGCGCTGATCGACGGCAAGACCGGGCGGTACAGCTATGCCAAGCGCCTCGGGATCATGAATGCGTCCGAACTCAAGGACAAGAAGGACGAACTGGCCAAGATGCCGGACGTCTTCCACCCGGTCGTGCTGACGCATCCGGTCACGGGGCGCAAGGCGCTCTACGCGGATCCGACCACGCTCGTCGAGGTCCAGGGCCTCTCGGAGGAGGAGAACGCGCGCGTGCTGCCGATCCTGTTCGCGGCCGGGGCCGACCCCTCGCTGGTCTACAGGCACAAGGTCATGCCCGGCGACGTGATGATGTGGGACAACGGTTGCACCATGCATCGCCGGGATTCCATGCGGCTCGACCAGCCGCGTCTGATGAAGCGCACGACCTTCCGCCTGCCCGGTGCCGCCTATTGCGTGCCGCACTAG
- a CDS encoding LysR family transcriptional regulator, whose protein sequence is MALTAAQGLIDSRRLFYFYHVARAGRFKTAEALLGVAQSAMSRQIQALEADLGAQLLERTGHGVRLTEPGEIVFRHAEEILGKMLQAKGEIRAAAQNIAENVSIAGPPTFMYSYMPEIINRFRRDFPHCSVSLVEAGTGSIYPYLSSGEVDIAIVIQIPNSTKLEFEQLFAEDMYLMAAPGDPVAGEGVARRERIHALDHILPASLHGSKEIIKKYFEAGGFSINCRFHIDSLSLTRILLCQGGVCSILPRAACRTELEEGKLLALPLDPPLQRTLYLARVRDRELTPETQAFMRLIADVVAEKGV, encoded by the coding sequence TTGGCGCTGACAGCCGCCCAGGGACTGATCGATTCCCGGCGGCTGTTCTATTTCTATCATGTTGCACGTGCCGGCCGGTTCAAGACGGCGGAGGCGTTGCTCGGCGTTGCCCAGTCGGCCATGAGCCGCCAGATCCAGGCACTGGAAGCCGACCTGGGTGCGCAACTGCTCGAACGGACGGGGCATGGCGTGCGCCTGACCGAGCCCGGCGAGATCGTCTTCAGGCACGCCGAGGAAATTCTCGGCAAGATGCTGCAGGCCAAGGGAGAGATCCGGGCGGCGGCGCAGAACATCGCGGAGAACGTCAGCATCGCGGGGCCGCCGACGTTCATGTACAGCTACATGCCGGAGATCATCAACCGGTTCCGGCGCGATTTTCCGCACTGCAGCGTCTCGCTCGTCGAGGCGGGCACCGGCAGCATCTATCCCTATCTGTCAAGCGGCGAGGTCGACATCGCCATCGTCATCCAGATCCCGAACTCCACGAAGCTGGAGTTCGAGCAATTGTTCGCCGAGGACATGTACCTCATGGCCGCGCCCGGCGATCCGGTTGCAGGCGAGGGCGTCGCCCGGCGCGAGCGGATCCACGCGCTCGACCACATCCTGCCCGCGTCGCTGCACGGCTCGAAGGAGATCATCAAGAAATATTTCGAGGCGGGCGGCTTCTCGATCAATTGCCGCTTCCACATCGACAGCCTGTCGCTGACGCGCATCCTGCTCTGCCAGGGCGGAGTCTGTTCGATCCTGCCGCGCGCGGCCTGCCGGACCGAGCTGGAGGAGGGCAAGCTGCTCGCACTCCCCCTCGATCCGCCGCTGCAACGCACGCTCTACCTCGCGCGCGTGCGCGACCGCGAGCTGACGCCGGAGACGCAGGCCTTCATGCGGCTGATCGCTGACGTGGTCGCGGAGAAGGGGGTCTAG
- a CDS encoding acyl-CoA dehydrogenase family protein, with product MTASAARTLKPVDATAHPAPPTGAEAVPDAYGLNLFRADPWMAPLLGLYMPADLKAHMEPHLDRLGALAGGRLDTLAGTADRNPPVLRTRTRRGEDVNQIDYHPAYREMEQLAFGDFGLAAMSHRGGVLDWPEKMPPVAKYAVTFLFVQAEFGLLCPVNMTDSLTRTLRKFGSEDLVARYLPALTSQDLDALSQGAMFMTEQGAGSDVGATAVMAEPAGDGTWRLSGDKWFCSNADAGLAMVLARLKDGPAGIKGVGLFLLPKTLPDGSANAYRIVRLKDKLGTRSMASGEIRLEGATAFLVGDPGAGFRQMADMVNSSRLSNGVRAAGMMRRAFSESMYIARNRVAFGRHLIDMPLMRRQLAKMLMRAEQARAMMLQTADTLRRSDAGEDGAYALLRILTPLIKYRACRDARVVTGDAMEVRGGCGYIEEFSDARLVRDAHLGSIWEGTSNVVALDVIRAIRREGSLEALEAHLARLIAEDGNPLPGLENAIGRAVALARHVAEADDVALTRQAAAGLYHVASAAMLAWESARLGDPHRRTLAEMVLRHRVRTRDPLAADDPDADALPGLLDAASAA from the coding sequence ATGACCGCCAGCGCAGCACGCACCCTGAAGCCGGTCGATGCAACCGCTCATCCGGCCCCCCCGACCGGCGCCGAGGCGGTGCCGGACGCCTATGGGCTGAACCTCTTCCGCGCGGACCCGTGGATGGCGCCGCTGCTCGGCCTCTACATGCCCGCCGATCTCAAGGCGCACATGGAGCCGCACCTCGACCGGCTGGGCGCGCTTGCGGGCGGCCGCCTCGACACGCTCGCCGGCACGGCAGACCGGAATCCGCCCGTGCTGCGCACCCGCACGCGCCGGGGCGAGGACGTGAACCAGATCGACTACCACCCCGCCTACCGGGAGATGGAGCAGCTTGCCTTCGGCGACTTCGGCCTTGCCGCCATGTCGCATCGCGGCGGCGTGCTCGACTGGCCCGAGAAGATGCCGCCGGTGGCGAAATACGCGGTCACCTTCCTCTTCGTGCAGGCGGAGTTCGGCCTGCTCTGCCCGGTCAACATGACCGACAGCCTGACGCGCACGCTGCGCAAGTTCGGGTCGGAGGACCTCGTCGCCCGCTACCTCCCGGCGCTGACGAGCCAGGATCTCGACGCGCTGTCCCAGGGCGCGATGTTCATGACCGAACAGGGCGCGGGCTCGGACGTCGGCGCGACCGCAGTGATGGCGGAGCCTGCGGGCGACGGCACCTGGCGGCTCTCGGGCGACAAGTGGTTCTGCTCCAACGCCGATGCTGGCCTTGCGATGGTGCTGGCGCGGCTGAAGGACGGCCCGGCGGGGATCAAGGGCGTCGGCCTGTTCCTGCTGCCGAAGACGCTGCCGGACGGAAGCGCGAACGCCTACCGGATCGTGCGGCTGAAGGACAAGCTCGGCACCCGCTCGATGGCGAGCGGGGAGATAAGGCTGGAGGGCGCGACCGCCTTCCTCGTCGGGGATCCGGGCGCGGGCTTCCGGCAGATGGCCGACATGGTCAATTCCTCGCGCCTGTCGAACGGCGTGCGGGCTGCGGGCATGATGCGCCGCGCCTTCAGCGAATCCATGTACATCGCGCGCAACCGCGTGGCCTTCGGCCGGCACCTGATCGACATGCCGCTGATGCGCCGCCAGCTTGCCAAGATGCTGATGCGGGCGGAGCAGGCGCGCGCCATGATGCTGCAGACGGCCGACACGCTGCGCCGGTCGGACGCGGGCGAGGACGGGGCCTATGCGCTGCTGCGCATCCTGACGCCGCTCATCAAGTACCGGGCCTGCCGCGACGCGCGCGTCGTCACTGGCGACGCGATGGAGGTGCGCGGCGGCTGCGGCTACATCGAGGAGTTCTCCGACGCCCGCCTGGTGCGCGACGCGCACCTCGGCTCGATCTGGGAGGGGACGAGCAATGTCGTCGCCCTCGACGTGATCCGCGCGATCCGGCGGGAGGGCTCGCTGGAGGCTCTGGAGGCACACCTCGCCCGGCTGATCGCCGAGGACGGCAATCCCCTGCCGGGGCTGGAGAACGCGATCGGCCGCGCCGTGGCACTCGCCCGCCACGTGGCGGAGGCGGACGACGTGGCGCTGACCCGGCAGGCGGCGGCGGGCCTCTACCATGTCGCATCCGCTGCCATGCTGGCGTGGGAAAGCGCACGGCTCGGCGACCCGCACCGCCGGACGCTGGCGGAGATGGTGCTGCGCCACCGGGTGCGGACGCGCGATCCGCTCGCCGCGGACGATCCGGACGCGGACGCGCTGCCCGGCCTGCTGGACGCAGCCTCGGCGGCCTGA
- a CDS encoding DUF3775 domain-containing protein, which yields MDEEAPDLSISGERLFYIIMKAREFDEKVAPGEMDEGSNPSDDNSVSILEDYADDPTLQELQTALDDLNVDAQLDLLALMWFGRGDTDSFAEARVQAADTTDKHIPGYLIGTPQLSDYLEEALSQLGISVTEFGEGHL from the coding sequence ATGGATGAAGAAGCCCCAGACCTGTCGATTTCAGGCGAGCGTCTCTTCTACATCATCATGAAGGCGCGGGAGTTCGACGAGAAGGTCGCGCCCGGCGAGATGGACGAGGGCTCCAACCCGTCCGACGACAACAGCGTGTCGATCCTCGAGGACTATGCCGACGATCCGACGCTGCAGGAGTTGCAGACGGCGCTGGACGACCTGAACGTGGACGCCCAGCTCGATCTCCTGGCGCTGATGTGGTTCGGGCGGGGCGACACGGACAGCTTCGCGGAGGCGCGCGTCCAGGCCGCCGACACGACGGACAAGCACATCCCGGGCTACCTGATCGGCACGCCGCAGCTGTCGGACTACCTGGAGGAGGCGCTCTCCCAGCTCGGCATATCCGTGACCGAATTCGGCGAGGGGCACCTGTAG